Part of the Zingiber officinale cultivar Zhangliang chromosome 8A, Zo_v1.1, whole genome shotgun sequence genome, tgatttatcgagctaaatctcacctttgataagtcaaagaaaaaatactaaatatatgtgcttgttattatattaggattaagagcacacacttctataataactaaggtcttgttcttttattaagtcagtataaaaagaacttaccttaaatattcctgctcaatacactcagagtgtactagtataatttatcagtcaagataaactaatacctaattatactacgactatttcaatgatttgttcctttctatctctgtcgtgagctactgtttataatttataaggaattgataacatgatcttctgtgtgtgacactactcgccatgttatctacaatataaattaatcgaacaactacacttaacttataaatgtagatatttgaccaatatgattcttatttctagatgaatatttatacaaaaagttagattTTTTATATACATTTCAACAAGATTATGATCATGGTTGCGCCGTTGTACCTGAAAATTTATGTCCAATATAATCTTGAAGTATCATCGAAGGGGATGAATGATTTTCAAAGAAACTGTATCTAATACCAGCCTTGGTAGAGCTGAACCCAGATTCCTACTCAAAATCGATAACTGACACTCGGGCCACTTAACAGTTAGCCCACGAGATGATCAACTGACTTGGCACTCGACCTACTCGAGTAGCTCAACATTTAGGCCACTCGACAACTCAACAGTCGACCCACTCGAGCACTCGATTGACTCTAACGACTCGGGCACTTAGCAACTCAGTCTTCCTAGATGGCACAGTCATCGCAGACAGTGCATCCTTCCAACTTCACACACTTGAATCAACAAATCAAAGTCATCTCAGCAAATCTGATGACTAAATCTTTTATATTTAACGATTTTATATTCGGTAATTTTTATTCTCTTCACCAAATATCTTCAACAGAAATGATTTCATTTAAATTTGGTCAATTTTAACCTAATTGATagagtattttattataataatatttaatatataataaatttaatttaattaatttagttaattttaatatattataataactatgatGTAGCTGCTTATATTGTAACAATTATAATGTAACTATCACAAATAATATTAACATAGGGATACTTTCAGATGAAACATATATTAGGACactattttcatgattttttttttaaaaaaaaggtgcCCTAAATTAGTGAAACGTTTTTAGTTTTTGCCCTTGTTTTTAGTTGACatttgaaaattttagaaatctaaatgtacattttggtaaaaaaaatatatattattgttattgggTCCCTAAATTTTGATAGGCATGGCCAACTATAGAAGATCATTCATATAATTTTTCTAGGTGTAGATTCAAATAATCATGTTTACGTTCTAGCTGAAATCCAAATAATTTGGAGAACATATGTTACTTTTGCCCTCACCCAAGGTAGTGATTAAGTACCCAACAAAGGCATACAAGAAACTAATTAGCTATACCCTTGACAATCGATTCTTATATTTTAGCAAGAAGATAACAGTAGTTGGTATCATACAGAAGATTTTAGGTCATTTGAGGGTGTGGAGAAGAATCTCGTTAACCGACTTCGAATGCTTCAATCCTTTTGTCTTTTAATTTGTTCAACCTTTGAAATTGACGTAGAATTATCAAAGCTTGGTCCTTGACGACTATTCAACGCACATGTTGCCAAATCCTTCTCAAGTaaacattttataatttttttatgtaaTTATTTTTCGTCCACAACCTTCCTATCCGGAGAAGTTTCTTAGAAAGAGGTAATCAATCAATTTATTATATTGAAATCCATACGCCCCCTCACGGCGGGCCTACGCTTTTATAGTGATAgatgttaaaattatttaaatcccaATCGCATTATCTTTGATAAGGTTCTTCAACAAGCTGATAATTAAACAACTCAAATAATACACGATGATAAAAGATAAATACTCTCATCTTAGCATCTTCTTCATCAATCCATCTCAATCAACACGAAAAGATAAATCACAGATGCACTAGTCCGATAGTCCGAGAGGACTAACTCAAACAAACAGTGCTAACACAACGCACCGAGGTTGGCTAATTAGTTGTTGCTGGTAGAGGCGTCGCTGGTGGACGCCTTAGCCAAGGAGGTGATGTTCACCTGTGCGCCGAGCAACTGCGTGCCCACCTCGGCAGTGAAGGAGTCGTACCGGAGAAAGAAATCCACGACGAGTAGCCGCCCCACGAGGACCACCAGATCCTTCCCTGGGCACTGCTTGTCCGCCACCGTCGGGCTCTCTGTTTCTGGCCCGTTCGACCAGACCACGTACTTGAGCAACTTCTTCCCCTCCTCGCCCACGAACCGATCGGGCACGAACTGGTCGGCTTGGTCGAAGACTTTGGGGTCGCGCGTGGCGAAAGGCTGGTAGCCGAAGAGCATCTCGCCGGATCGCACTTTGTATGCCCCATCGTGGCTCTCGACGACCAAATCGCGCTTAGCGTGCCCGTATTGGTACTTCACGGGAGGGTCCAGGCGCAGTGCCTCGTAGACCACCGAGCGTGTCAGCTCCATCCGCTCCACTGTGGCCACCGTCACCTTGCCACCTGCCGCCGCCACTTCTCCGCGGATCTCCTTTGTCAGCCGCTTGTGCAGGCCCTCGCCGGCCTTTGCCAGACACCCCATTATCCCGGGCAGCAATACCTACAGTAGTGGTTGGAGTCCATGATCTTTCAATTAAGGTGATCTACAACAACAgctaaatgaacaattttatgtGGCGTCGCACCTTCATCCCTCCATAGGAGTTGAAGACGGTGGCGAAGAGGAGGTTGTGGCATGCCTCGTCCCGCGAGATACCCAACTTATTGGCGGTGTCGAGCACGCCGCTGGAGGCGGCAGCCTCGCTGATGTACTTGTAGAGTGCCTTGTAGTCCCATCGCGCGATGAGCGGCGGCAGCGGAAATGTATGCAGAAGCAACTCCTCCAATATCTTGGGAAGGCCGAGCGTCATGAGAGGGCATAGCTGTAGGAACAGCCACCGGGTGCTCCTCGACGGCCCCGTGCTGCCGAGCGTCGTGGCCGACGGCCTAACGCCGAAGAACGCCTCACCCAAGAACTCGAACGCGGTGCCATCGTTAAGCTTGTTAAAGTCCGACGACTTCCCCGCCCCAGAGTTCAACTCCGCCTCCATGGAGTCGAAAAGGGCACCAAATTGGGATCGGAAGGCCGGGAGTACGGCGTCCTTCCGTGCTGCGAGGAGGGTAAGGAGGAGCTGCTTGATCTGGGCGTGCTTCGGCTCGGAAGGGTCAAGGTAGGCGCAGACCCGGAAGCCCCCGGTGAGGGCGGTGGAGGGCATGTAGGTTCCGGTAAAGAGGTCACGCTTGGCGACCTTGTCGACGTCGAAAAGGACAGGGAAGCTCTTGGCGTCGAGGAGGGCGATGACGCGGGGGTTGGAAGCCATGAAGGGTCCCGGCGGAGCATTGAGGCGGACGACGGTGGAGTTGTGTTGGTCCACTCGAGACTGGAAGAACTTGTCCTGCCCGTCGTAGTAAAATCCGAGACGGTCTCGTATGGCGGAGATGAACGGGATGCCGTAGCTGCCAGGGACTTCCTTCGCTAGGAGGCCGTCTGTGATCGAAGAGTCGGAAGCCCTTTGTTTGGCCATTGGTAATACCGATTGCTATAAATCGATCAATTGGTGCGTTGATAGCTGCAAAAGAGACGGTGGCTTGCATTTATAGCGGCAAGGTCCAGGTAGAACCTCCTAGCTTTTCATGGTCTGGAAAAAAATTGTGGAAAATTCGATAGAAACTAGCGTTTAATTAACATTATTGAAAGACTACACATGTTCaacgaaaaaaaaaaacagacgTGTAGAAATTATCACTGGCCATGGCCAGATACACCGTAGCCACGATAGCAGCAACGAAAATGTGTTTTTTTTTCCCGACACCAAATTTAAAACCTTTTCGTTTTCAGCCGTCCCACTTCCAGCGCCAACCTAATCATTAAAAAGATGCAGCCTTAAAACGTGAGGTTGGACCACGAGAAAAGTATTAGATTTCAATGAATTAAAACATGTGTTTCTAAAATTTCACCATGTCTTACCTTTCCCGCACCGCCGCACGCGTTTCATTAAGTGTCTTTTGACGAGGGAATCAGTCATTTTTAAAAATGTACTATAATATAATCTCAATTATAAAAGATAATACCATTTTATAATCTAATACAACATATAATTTAATTACATtctaaatcaaatatttaattaaaatttaaaagtcaAATATATTTCTAGTGTTAGATCAAACCAGCCCCTTAAAATTTAGCCCCAGCATCACCTCCCTCGTTAAAAGCCTCGAGGAGAAGGAGAGCAGGACTAACCATGAAACAAGTTTTAGTTGATGAATGATTGAAGTGTTGGAGAAAGAATTATTCGAGAAGAAATAAAAGACTTATGGGAGAAGAAAATATATTCTACGTGGAAAAAGAggagaataaaacaaaagaactcaACTTGCTTCGTTCATTGGAAAAAGTGCATATTTATAAGATTATTGGAAAATCATTAATCTGAAACACATTCaatctaggtttttttttttattgtatctCTATGAAACACGTATTCTTAACAAGGTTGTCACCTCatcaaattatatcatattacaAACTCTCATTAAGAATTGTCTTCTCATCATTCTATCTTCATAAACTTTTATCAAcaacattaaaataaaatttaatttccaaCACCCCCTCTTAAACTTTATTTTGTGACTCAAAACAAATATCGTATCttgatgaagtcttcaaatttgagAGGTTTGGTAAAAATATAATCAACTTGATCTTGAGATTTTATGTATTCCACTTGCATCTCTTTTCTTGTAATGCACTCTCTGATATAGTGATAGCGCATGATGTGGATATGGTTTAGGGCAGAGGAGAGATTAGTGGAAAAGTGAGGGGCAATTTGGTAAAAGCATGGGGTAGGGTTTTAAGAGGACACTGTAGCATGCAAATGAGGAAAGTTCGTTCGGGCTTTGGCTCGCCGCCCACCTTGCTTCCTCCTTCTCCCCCTCTTCGGCGCCGGCTatcacctctcttcctctccctctttttctcgAGACGCCAGCCACGACTTTCTGCTTCCTCTTTTCTCCCGCTAGACACACTGCCGCCAGAAGAGGGAGGAGGAACTTCTCTCTCTCAAGCTCAACTCCTCGCTAGAGCCGGCCGCCATTCCTCTCCCTCTTCACCTCACGACGTCGCCACCGGACAGACGGCGCCTCCTCGCCGGAGGTTCTTGCCACCGCCGCCAGACggtctctccctcttctcctctccctctcctcctcgctACGCCACCACTACTTCCTCACGTGATGTCGCAGCCACCTTTCCTCCCCACTTGACGCCGCTGCCATTTCTCCAGACAACCACGCTACAGCGAACACCACCGACTCTTCGCCGTCATCTCCGCTCCACTCCATCAGCCCCTTTTTCCTCACCGGAGATGTGTCGCAGCTCGAGTGCTACGCGCCTTTACTACCTCAGCTGCCGTCACAGCCTCGTCGGTCAACAGTCTAGCCGACCAACCACCCTTTCCCACCAGCGCACTGCCTTTCGCTCTACCGAACAGCGCCGGAACCAGCCAAGGAGACACCGCCTCCCCTTACACCAGCAGCTTGGACCTACGCCCTCGCTGTCGGCTTCGTCAGAACCTCCTCTCTCGCCGCTGCTCCTAAGCACAGGTTCGGTACTAGGGGCGTAGGCCCTATGGTAGCTGATCTGATGGCGTTCCATTTCCGTTGTGCTCTGGTTTTCATGCCAATTTGTGTTTACGTTTTGTCTCGACCTTCGCACTGATCTGATTTGTATGTCATGTTCCGGTCTGGGTGCCTATGCCTTATCCTAGCCTGCGGGTCGATGCCTTATCCCAGCCTGCGTGCCGATGCCTTATCCTGGCCTGCGTGCCTATGtcttatcccggcctgcgtgccgatgccTTATCCCGACTTGCGTGTCGATGCCTTATCCCGGCCTGCATGCCGATgccttatcccggtctgcgtaccgATGCCTTATCATGGCCTATATGCCAATGCTTTAGCTCGGCCTGCGTGTCGAGGTCACATCCGATTTCATGCCACTGCACTCGGCTCTTCTTCGTCGGATCCAGCTCGCCAGACTAAtcagagtcatctactcttccgggttatgacaactcgagcagcgtcccatccgagggcgcccccctgggctaGGGTACGTTCTCCGTACTCccttatttatttcattattatattattagcctATTACTCATATGTTcgttggatccgcctcgagcctcggggtaccagggaccggggggaCTCAGTCGCTGActacaggtagcgttgaccagaggacttctgaagacttggtcaatatagaagtcatctcagcacacccccggGACGTCGCGATTCAGTCAACATTCTCgtcacctcacccgacggtccgtctgactcagcttccagaCGGGATCAGCGCGTATCGATATGTTTACTTCTATCACGGAAAACTAGATTTTTTGCTAGTGCTATTGCAGACTTGTTATCAATTCGAATCTTGGTTGCCTCTCCTTGTGGTAAACTTAGCTCATTCAATAAATTTTTGAGTCAAATAGCATGACAAACACACGAGGTCACAACCACGTACTCCGCTTCACAAGTAGAAAGTGTAATAATAAGTTGTTTCTTCGACATCCAAGTGAAAGTTGTATCTCCCATAAAGAACACAAATCCCATAGTCCTCTTTCTATCATTCATATCTCAACCCCAATCACTGTCGCTATATCCTTCAAGTTTGAACTAGTTAGATgttgaataaagcaatccaaaacCTATCATACCTTTGATATAACACAAAATTTTCTTAGCAGTCTTAAGATGGGTGGTAGTTGGATCTTCTATGTAGCGGCTAACAAGTCCAACAACATAAATGATATCAGGCCTTGTGCACATCAAGTATCGTAAACCTCCAACCAAGCTCTTGAAaaatgttggatcaacttttCCTCCTTCATCATACTTTGATAGCTTCACTCCACATTCTACTGGGGTATTTATGGACTTACTTGTTGAAGCAATCCCAATAGTCCGTATGAtcatatgttttgatgtttgggtaaagagtttaagttagattcacccttgtatttgatatgtgtatatgcgtgtgcaggtttgtaggatacacatatgactcagcctAATGGCTTCgagtccgatgaaggatggagcatctgagggaccgtggacaaggcaacaaggataaaggccgagggaagcgacttcgaggcatacatgaaggatgacattgggcacgagccacgggcttgaatgcatccgagggatgagagccgaaggaagtaggcttgaagataataggtcaaagctgcgaagaaaagtcaagtgagtcgtgagggtccgagtgcgagagaaatataCTCAGGAAAGAAAAccctatgtttagggttttaccagttgactggtactgaGACCAGTCGATTGGGTAAGCACAGAGAGTTTCTATACCCGAAGGGCagagaccagttgactggtgcaaggaccagtcgactggtaaagagcTATTGGAGAGTCCTTGGCCAGGCACCAGTCAATTGGTAACGGCAAACAACAAGGTTGTTTCTTCCCAAGCTCTATAaaatggagcttgggatggctggccaaagttgacgaaattagacttggttaaagcttattagtagtcactaagtacTCAAGGTTTCCTTTGTGTCCAAGTGTTATTGGTtcgtgttgtggtgaggtttctccacccacaaggagttgcttgggTAGCCGGAGTTTTTCGGGGGCTAATTTACCGATggatagggatcatccaccttatagacagtcgtggagtaggagccataatctccgaaccatgttaaaggAAACATGTTAGCAGTTTGCTTTCTTGTCTAATCTTTAGCTTTTATATTTGCATTCATATtcgtatttgtttattttttgctGTACACTAACGAATAAGTAGGGAGCAATCGATTGGGGGCAACGTCTATTCAACCcaccttctagccggccacaagaTCTCCAACTAGTGATATCAAAGTGAGGACACTCTCCTTTGGAATAACCACCGAGGAAGCAAAAGATGGCCGACTTGATAATACCTCTAAAGTTTGacggaggcttatgggacatcacctattggatgatgaagttGAAGGCATTCTTCGagatggattgggacacaatgatggtggtggaagatcCGTTCGAAGTTCTGAGAGATAATAATGGGAAGAAACTTCGACTGCGATATTGGACAGAAGAGCAAACTTCACAGTCAAAGGCAAATTCGAaggtaatatcgattttaattgatattttgccttctaacgtgataGTATAGGGATttttgagccgcaaaaaccgctttttgcattgcgaaaaccccgaaatcccatgccaccggatccgtgcgaatattaaaattttacatgtacaagttttctaaccctagatctactttagatctacatgtttaggagtttatacctttgaagcgaagccctttgcacatcccgctcgtccaagtgttgtcggatctcgagtgtgttcaagtgtacacacctctagtagtatccacatgaacaagaagtgattctcaaaccactctagatggagaagagaacaccacaagggTGCTAGCactcctagggctctcggatgggattagaagaagaagatagagaaaagaaaaagatagaATGAATCTCAAACACCCTTCTTATTCTTCTATGTGACTATCACTCTATCTTTCTTCTTGGAACTAAAACTCACTAACCTTCTTGCCTTGCTTAGAGctctcggccaagagaggagaaggagcAAGATGAGaggtaaggaggaagaagcattcaatcaccaaatcaatgccaCAAATGAAACTCATATTCCTttatgtggctggccacacatggaatgccaagggtctttgactcttgacattccatgcctcttgatctcctttgatgatgtggagatgatgtggcaaggctagtcatgccatgtaggaagaGTCAACCTTAATGATGTGACAtttggttaagtcaaacttgatgtttcaacttcctattttggtcaagtcaaacttgaccacttctcttcttaggtgagttaaatccaacatttgattcaagtcaatttcaattcaatgaatctcaattcattaatataaattgactcaatgaatcaacattaaattagactcattcaacaattgaatctaattgagtctaactcaataagtctactttggattactcttaatccaattttgattcatcacatgaacctaatccaattggttcatcatatgaacctaatcttcatccacttgttctttgtgtgtgacccaataggttcttgtaacattgacaatgtttctaaatcttatttagaaacataaacaatgagcgacatctagcaatacatcatttctacctaagttacaagaatgttgagatccaacatcaccttgtgactactaattgtgactcttcacaatatatgacaagtgtccttctatccttgacatctatgttgatcaatttgaggcatagatggtgtcatcctctgatcaatctaaatcttgaactccaaatagactcactataatcaaatgagctcaatatctcatattgactcatttgggcatggccatgcacttagtggtctcactctatcaagaataacgatgttactcccgttatataggagggatagatctcatctacatcattcacatccctccgcataattttttacatatccagtaatcgcctttatggtccacccagttacgggtgacatttgacgaaggcaaagtatgtaactccttatgtggggaatcatggtgacttcaggtccaaggactaatagtcatactaatagccacatgagaaagtatatgacactcatataacgatccatgatactttctcatggcgggtcattcagtatacattctccaatgtatacccatgtgtcaacttgatatctctatattcatgacttatgagatcaagtcatcgagttgacctacagctagtctcgtcgcattaacattgtccttgaatgttaatacttgactaagaatgattaagagtagtgttctctatatcatctcactatcgattcaaccaatcgattgatatagataagaaccttctactcaaggacggtattatacttagttatttggcaccaatacaagtaagtataataaccaaaacaaaatgcctttatatatataggaatatgatacaatgagtccatacaacaatcatcatatgattggctctagggctctaactaacagatagaTGATGTAGGTGGATACGAGAATGCCCAcaatttgtggagcaaagtgaagaaaggtCTAGGTAAAGAACTTATGcatacacaagaggaagaaaaattcgaaaaaaaGGATGAAgtagctcaagtagaggaggagcaatcgAGAGGTGACATGTgttcaacttccgaggagaaggaggatgaagaaatATCATCtgcaagtgtggatgaggaagcatcatcaatatcctcaaaggttgaagaagaagtcaagacggatgaagaagaggtcttggaagtcaaccttaCAAGCATCTCCATAAAGTCAAGTTAAAGGATCACACTgtgtgcttcggttgcaatgagaatggatattacaagagtagatgttgatgtgcgtaaatattatgatggtttatgcatgcttttatgcaCATTCGCTTGCTTTATACGTACGTATTTTTTgtatgatcacctcttttatcgTGTATTCATCATATAAACTCTTTTGTacagatatctgctctttgtttggttttgtgttgatagggacaactttcggaggaAAAACGACGTTTGTCGATGCACCGGAGCAAGGCAGAGAACACGACTGTGCAAACCTTGCAGATGCCCCTTACTCAAGAAGGTAAAACCTAAacccactcaaattattttaaatactaatgtgggttgtaggaatgacgatgccaagaagaagaagaaagagaaatgatacgtagtgtgcttcacgtgtggtgagtgggggcattaccacacaaaatgccctaaGAAGAGGGAGATTAAGAAGCTAGCACATTTGAAGAActgggaaaagaagaagaaaatctcaagtcaagggggagtttcaagggtaagggaggtgtACCCTAATTTGAATcataattcaaattcttatgttcccatgcatgctaggaaaaataatgattatcattatgtagcaatgaaaaattttggttttaaatatcttGATAGAAATAaggtaaatgtagatcataaccctaagagaccaattcatgataaacctagatatgttagattctcattacctaagaagaagaaggtgatggAGAACCTAGACAAAAATTCTAAGAAGGGAAgatatatgcctagaaaaatgggtaggtctaggaatgtccaaggtgggaAAGTTGGCTCTagatttaggaacctagaaagagaaaatcaagtcttgaaggcaaagcttgataagctaggaaaattccttaagagattcaatgttggatctaagggattaggtatggtgttgggtagccaaagacctaacaatgatagatcaggtttgggatatcgatctagtccctccaaggccaaggagaaatcatatgctagggtgacaaatGATCatgacaagggagagtcatccaaggccaagtagaaatatgctagggttgcatatgactggcaaggatgatgtgtcgaAGGTCAAAAATATAAGAAAAT contains:
- the LOC122009907 gene encoding allene oxide synthase 2-like; this encodes MAKQRASDSSITDGLLAKEVPGSYGIPFISAIRDRLGFYYDGQDKFFQSRVDQHNSTVVRLNAPPGPFMASNPRVIALLDAKSFPVLFDVDKVAKRDLFTGTYMPSTALTGGFRVCAYLDPSEPKHAQIKQLLLTLLAARKDAVLPAFRSQFGALFDSMEAELNSGAGKSSDFNKLNDGTAFEFLGEAFFGVRPSATTLGSTGPSRSTRWLFLQLCPLMTLGLPKILEELLLHTFPLPPLIARWDYKALYKYISEAAASSGVLDTANKLGISRDEACHNLLFATVFNSYGGMKVLLPGIMGCLAKAGEGLHKRLTKEIRGEVAAAGGKVTVATVERMELTRSVVYEALRLDPPVKYQYGHAKRDLVVESHDGAYKVRSGEMLFGYQPFATRDPKVFDQADQFVPDRFVGEEGKKLLKYVVWSNGPETESPTVADKQCPGKDLVVLVGRLLVVDFFLRYDSFTAEVGTQLLGAQVNITSLAKASTSDASTSNN